ACTTCTTCTTGTCGGGTCTCAATGTGCCTCGTAGCACCATGAACAAAGTTGCTTCCAATGTGACGCTCATAAATGCAAATATAATTCCCGGCCTCAACACTCTTGGCATCTCCATGGCTCGAGTGGACTATGCCCCCCGCGGTCTCAATCCTCCGCACATCCACCCTCGTGCCACAGAGCTCCAAACAGTGTTGGAAGGCTCGCTCTATGTTGGATTCATAACGTCCAATCCCGAGAACAAGTTGGTGACCAAAGTGCTTAACAAGGGTGATGTGTTCGTATTCCCTCAAGGCCTAATTCACTTCCAGTTCAATCTTGGTAGGACGAGGGCTCTTGCGATGTCATTTCTAAGTAGCCAAAATCCAGGAGTAATCACCATCGCCAACACTATCTTTGGGTCAAAGCCAAACATCTCGGATGATATTCTTTCAAAGGCTTTCCAGGTGGATAAGAAGACTATCGATTGGATCCAATCTCAGTTCTAGAAAACCAACGAAAGTTAATAATATCATATCAATATTGTTGCTTATTCATTGCATTTGTATCTGCAATAATTCATTCTTTGATATATATATCCATGTTTGT
The genomic region above belongs to Zingiber officinale cultivar Zhangliang chromosome 11A, Zo_v1.1, whole genome shotgun sequence and contains:
- the LOC122032242 gene encoding putative germin-like protein 2-1 produces the protein MASDLSLLLIVALVAALSFSQALARDPGALQDFCVADSMSKVIVNGFTCKNPELVKVDDFFLSGLNVPRSTMNKVASNVTLINANIIPGLNTLGISMARVDYAPRGLNPPHIHPRATELQTVLEGSLYVGFITSNPENKLVTKVLNKGDVFVFPQGLIHFQFNLGRTRALAMSFLSSQNPGVITIANTIFGSKPNISDDILSKAFQVDKKTIDWIQSQF